In Synechococcus sp. PCC 6312, one genomic interval encodes:
- a CDS encoding Uma2 family endonuclease codes for MTLTTDLRTLTVQEYHHMIEAGILASDERVELIQGQLYKMTAKGTAHSAAVTRIDRIFSQQLANQALLRLQDPVQLSDFSEPEPDIAIVKVDPLDYEDHHPTPAEIFLLIEVADSTLRRDRDLKVPVYGQSGIREYWILDVQQRCLYVFRQPSPSGYQDEQQLTEQDTVTPLAFPNCRIAVKAFLNSPQSLLT; via the coding sequence ATGACACTGACCACTGACCTGAGAACTCTTACGGTTCAAGAGTATCACCACATGATTGAGGCGGGCATTTTGGCCAGTGATGAGCGGGTTGAGTTGATTCAGGGGCAACTTTACAAGATGACAGCAAAAGGGACAGCCCATAGTGCAGCCGTGACTCGCATTGATCGGATATTCTCCCAGCAATTAGCCAACCAGGCCCTATTACGCTTGCAAGACCCAGTCCAGCTCAGTGATTTTTCCGAGCCAGAACCGGATATTGCCATTGTTAAAGTTGACCCGTTGGACTATGAAGACCATCACCCCACTCCCGCTGAAATCTTTCTACTCATTGAAGTGGCAGATAGTACACTGAGGCGAGACCGTGACCTAAAAGTTCCCGTTTATGGACAGTCTGGCATCAGGGAATATTGGATTTTAGATGTGCAGCAGCGATGTCTTTATGTCTTTCGTCAACCTAGCCCAAGCGGATACCAGGATGAGCAACAATTAACGGAACAGGACACGGTTACACCCCTGGCATTTCCCAACTGTCGAATTGCGGTTAAGGCTTTTTTGAACTCACCCCAGAGTCTTCTAACGTAA